Sequence from the Bacillus thuringiensis genome:
TATTTAACAAAGCGTTTTTCGATATCATCTAATAGTAGGTTAGCAGCCATTACACCACCAGCTGTATTCCAAATAACATCGTCAACTTTGTATGCTTTATCATTTTTCACTGCATTTAAGTTTTTAAATAGAGGATCATTGATATATTCTTTTTCTAATTCAGAACCTTTTTTCTCGTTACCTTTATCGAATGTGAAGTAGAATAATACGTCACCATCCATTGCAGAAATACGTTCTTTAGATACATTACGCTCTGCGAAGTCATCTTTATTTTGATCACCAGGACGTTTAAATCCAAGTTCTTTTAAAATAACACCAGAGAATGTATCACCATGATAAATACGAACATCACCAGGCATGAAGCGAACCATAGAGATTTCTTGATTTACTTTATCACCTAGTTTGGTTTTTAAATCTTTCATACGTTTATCGTAATCAGCTAAAACCTTTTGACCTTCTTTTTCTTTATTTAATGCTTTTGCATAAAACTTAAAGTTATCTTTCCATTCACCACGTAATGTTTCAGAGAACACAGTAGGTGCAATTGCTGTTAGTTGCTCATACACTTTCTCGTGACGCATTTTGTTACCGATAATTAAGTCTGGTTTTAAAGAAGCGATTGTTTCCACATTCACTTGTCCTTCATCACCAACAACTTTTACATCTTTCATTTTATCTTTAATATGTGGATACCATGGATCACCAGTCCAAGATTTTACAGCCCCAACTGGTTTTACACCTAACTCGAGTAAAGCTTCAGTTCCTTCATTTGTTAAAATAACTACACGTTTTGGATTAGTGGGAACTTCTGTTTTACCCATTGCATGTTCCACATTAACCATTTCTTTTTTCGTATCCTCTTTTGTTTCTTCTTTCGTATTTGACTTTCCACAAGCACTTAAAAGTAATGAAAAGGCTAGTAAAAATACAAATACTATAAACGATTTCTTTTGCATGAATTTCATTATGTACCCCCTACATATTGAGAAGTTTTTTCAATAGCAAGCATGATATTAAGTCTTTATCTTTTGATTGTCAATATATACGGCTGAAAATAATTCTCATTTCCGTTGACAATGAGAATTAAGTTGAAATACACTTACAACGTATCATTATACATTGAAGGGGAAACGCTGCATGTTATTAAAAACAAATCAAGCAAAATGGATTGGATTATTTGTTGGGATCATTGCAGTTATTATTTGTATTTGGGGAAGTATTATTTTCGGATATACAAATACGAGCTGGAAATTAGCATTAGATGCTTTTTTTCATTTCAATGGTTCCAATGAACATATTATTATTCAAAATGTACGTCTACCAAGGGCATTAATTGCAGCGAGTGTTGGTGCTAGTTTAGCCATTGCGGGTTGTCTTATGCAAACTTTAACGAAGAATCCGCTTGCTTCTCCAGATTTTATTGGATTAAATTCAGGTGCTGCTTTCTTCATAGTCGTAGCAATTGTTATTTTTTCCGTGACATCATTATCAGCTTTCACGTGGATTGCCTTTTTAGGAGCAGCAGTTGCAGCTGTACTTGTATTTGCTTCTAGCTCTTTAGGAAAAGAAGGGACAACGCCTCTTAAGTTAACATTAGCAGGGGTCGCAATTAGTGCGTTATTTTCATCATTAACACAAGGATTACTTGTGTTAAATGAAAAGGCGCTTGAAGAAGTATTATTTTGGCTTGCTGGATCTGTGCAAGGAAGAAAGTTAGAAATTTTACAATCTGTATTCCCATATTTATTAATAGGCTGGATCGCATCTATTATGATGGCAGGGAAAGTAAATACATTGATGATGGGGGAAGACGTCGCGAAGGGGCTTGGACAACGAACAATTTTAATGAAATCATTCGTGTTACTTATTATTGTCCTGTTGTCTGGTGGTTCAGTTGCGGTTGCTGGTCCAATTGGATTTATTGGAATTATTATCCCACATTTCGCCAGATTTCTTGTTGGAGTAGATCATAGATGGAGAGTACCGTATAGTGGCCTGTTAGGTGCAATACTACTAATCTTGGCTGATATAGCAGCAAGATATGTCATTATGCCACAAGAAGTACCAGTAGGGGTTATGACAGCATTTATTGGTGCACCGTTCTTTATTTATATTGCACGTAAGAGAGGGCTTAGCAAATGAAGAAGTATATTCCGTTTCGTATAGGAAAAGGCGGGCTCTCGTTTTTAATGTATAAACGAGCTTGTCTCGTCTTATTCAGTTTACTAGTTGTTTTAATAGGATTATTTTTTGCGAGTGCAGGTATGGGAGATATGAAAATTGCTCCTTATGATGTATGGCAAGCAATCACTGGAAATGGCGATGCGATGTCCAATATGGTTGTAAATAAGTTTCGTATGCCGCGTATTTTAATTGCTATCCTTGTAGGAATCGCACTTGCTGTAGCAGGATGTATTTT
This genomic interval carries:
- a CDS encoding ABC transporter substrate-binding protein, translated to MKFMQKKSFIVFVFLLAFSLLLSACGKSNTKEETKEDTKKEMVNVEHAMGKTEVPTNPKRVVILTNEGTEALLELGVKPVGAVKSWTGDPWYPHIKDKMKDVKVVGDEGQVNVETIASLKPDLIIGNKMRHEKVYEQLTAIAPTVFSETLRGEWKDNFKFYAKALNKEKEGQKVLADYDKRMKDLKTKLGDKVNQEISMVRFMPGDVRIYHGDTFSGVILKELGFKRPGDQNKDDFAERNVSKERISAMDGDVLFYFTFDKGNEKKGSELEKEYINDPLFKNLNAVKNDKAYKVDDVIWNTAGGVMAANLLLDDIEKRFVK
- a CDS encoding FecCD family ABC transporter permease, with protein sequence MLLKTNQAKWIGLFVGIIAVIICIWGSIIFGYTNTSWKLALDAFFHFNGSNEHIIIQNVRLPRALIAASVGASLAIAGCLMQTLTKNPLASPDFIGLNSGAAFFIVVAIVIFSVTSLSAFTWIAFLGAAVAAVLVFASSSLGKEGTTPLKLTLAGVAISALFSSLTQGLLVLNEKALEEVLFWLAGSVQGRKLEILQSVFPYLLIGWIASIMMAGKVNTLMMGEDVAKGLGQRTILMKSFVLLIIVLLSGGSVAVAGPIGFIGIIIPHFARFLVGVDHRWRVPYSGLLGAILLILADIAARYVIMPQEVPVGVMTAFIGAPFFIYIARKRGLSK